In Hermetia illucens chromosome 1, iHerIll2.2.curated.20191125, whole genome shotgun sequence, one genomic interval encodes:
- the LOC119654979 gene encoding protein ANTAGONIST OF LIKE HETEROCHROMATIN PROTEIN 1-like, translating to MSPYIDPPVFIKALTMEEVVLLSLYIGCLVRKVKKSRKPRTQWSREWLLKRKDFSHVKLLKELQNEPNDWRNYLRMDEETYVELLSLVSPFIAKCDTVMRKAVSPHERLSATLRFLATGRSLKDMEYSTAISRPALSKIIPETCEAIYEVLKQYIQFPKTASEWLKIASDFDEKWQFPHCLGAIDGKHVRIVQPKDSGSYYFNYKKTHNIVLMAIANAHCEFIYCDVGTNGRISDGGVINNTLFYEKLVNKQLNIPEPEPVTFDLDLEYVFVGDDAFALRPDLIKPYSRDSLNNERKICNYRISRARRVVENSFGILASRFRIFHTAINLDVETIESVVLACCALHNLLRKKS from the exons atgtcaccctacatcgaccccccagtctttataaaagctttaaccatggaggaagtagtgttgctgtcgctgtacatcggttgtttggtgagaaaggtgaagaagtcGCGAAAACCAAGAACACAGTGGAGCCGGGAGTGGTTGCTTAAGAGGAAGGATTTCTCTCATGTAAAATTGTTGAAAGAATTACAAAATGAACCAAATGACTGGCGAAATTATTTGAGAATGGACGAAGAGACCTATGTTGAGCTGCTAAGTTTAGTTTCTCCGTTTATAGCGAAATGTGATACTGTTATGAGGAAAGCGGTATCTCCCCACGAAAGACTCTCTGCTACCTTACGATTCCTTGCCACTGGAAGAAGTTTGAAGGACATGGAATATTCAACTGCCATTTCTAGACCAGCTCTCAGCAAAATAATCCCGGAAACATGTGAGGCTATCTACGAAGTATTAAAACAATACATACAG TTTCCTAAAACAGCAAGTGAGTGGTTAAAAATCGCTTCAGATTTTGATGAGAAGTGGCAATTTCCTCACTGTTTGGGGGCGATCGATGGAAAGCATGTCCGGATTGTTCAACCCAAGGATAGCGGTTCCTACTACTTCAATTACAAAAAGACACACAATATAGTCTTGATGGCTATAGCAAACGCTCACTGTGAATTTATATATTGTGATGTAGGAACGAACGGTAGAATATCTGATGGAGGCGTCATAAACAACACTCTTTTCTATGAAAAACTTGTAAATAAGCAACTGAACATTCCTGAACCTGAACCAGTTACCTTCGATCTTGATCTGGAATATGTATTTGTGGGGGACGACGCCTTTGCATTGCGCCCTGACCTTATTAAGCCATACAGCCGGGATTCCCTTAACAACGAGAGAAAAATTTGCAACTATCGCATATCGAGGGCACGGCGAGTGGTTGAGAACAGTTTTGGAATTTTAGCTTCACGATTCCGCATTTTTCACACCGCAATAAACTTAGATGTGGAAACCATTGAATCAGTAGTTCTTGCGTGCTGTGCTTTGCACAACTTATtgcgaaaaaaatcatag